The Phragmitibacter flavus genome includes the window AACATGAAAGTTCGCATGGCCTGCGAATTCGTCCGCAACGGCTACATTGGCGAACTCAAAGAAATCCAACTCGGCGTCCCCGGCACCTTCGCCATCCGCGGCGGCTTCACCGGCCAGGAAAAATCCGAACCCATCCCCGCCCACTTCGACTACGCCCAATGGCTCGGCAGCGCCCCCGACCGACCCTACACCGCCGCCCGCTGCCACTTCAACTTCCGCTGGATCAACGACTACTCTCCCGGCTACATCACCGACTGGGGCGCGCACTTCGCCGACGTTGGCCAATGGGGCGCCGGAATGGACCACACCTCCCCCACCCACGTTCACGCCACCAAAGTCACCCGCCGCAACTCCAGCCTTTACGACGCCCCCGAGCAATACCACATCGAACTCCAATACCACGGCGGACCGCGCATCACCCTCTTCACCACCGACGACAAAGCCACCTACGGCACCAAATTCATCGGCACCGAAGGCTGGATTTTCACCGAAAACGAAACCCTCAAAGCCAGCAACCTCGACATCCTGCGCACCAAACTCAAAGACACCGACACCCAACTCCTCGTCTCCAAACATCACTTCCGCAATTTTATCGACGCCGTCCAAACCCGCGGTCCCGTCGCCGCCAACTCCGAATCTGCCCAACGCGCCGCCACCATCTGTCACCTCGCCAGCCTTTCCGCCCAACTCAACCGCCCCCTCACCTACAATCCCCAAACCGAAACCTTCGACTCCGACCCCGAAGCCAACACCTTCCTCACCCGCCCCATGCGCGACGGCGACCAATGGAAGCTCCCAGCATAGCTTGAGTCTTTATCCCTTATCCCTTATCCTTTATCCTTTCTAAGATCCCACCATCCCCCGCTGGCTACCTTCAACAAAAGCCACCATGTGCGCCACCTCCGCCGTCATCCCGCCCTCGGACTTCAACCTCTCCACCGCCTGCGCCATGTTCAGCTTGCTCCTGAAAAAAGTCTTATATGCCTTGCGGATCGCCGCCACCTGATCGTCCCCATATCCATTCCTCTGCAAGCCCACCTGATTGATGCTCCGCGTCCTCGCCGGATTCCCATCCGCAATGGTAAACGGCATGCAGTCCTGCACAATCTTCGAACACCCACCGGTGATCGAATGTTTACCTAATCGACAAAACTGATGCACCGCCGTCAGCCCCCCAAGAATGACGTGATCCTCCACGATCACATGCCCCGCCAGCGTCCCATTGTTCGAGAAAATCACATGATTCCCCACCACACAGTCATGCGCGATGTGGCAGTAAGATAAAAAATGATTATGGCTCCCCACGATCGTTTTCGTTCCTGGCAAGGTCCCGCGATTCACCGTGCAAAACTCACGAAACACATTGTCATCGCCCACCTCAAGATAAGTCGGCTCCCCCGCATACTTCAGATCCTGCGTCCGCTGACCGATGCTGGTAAAGGAGAAAAACTGATTTCTCTCACCAATCACCGACGGCCCACAAATCGTCACGTGATTCTGCAGCGTGCAACCATCCCCAATTCTCACCCCTTCACCAATCACACAATACGGCCCCACGACCACGTCCTCCCCAATCACCGCGTCCGGGTGAACAATCGCCGTAGCATGAATTTGCGAAGCCATAGTCAGTTAGTAATCAGTCAAACCATCACCATTCGCCGACCTCACATGTTCACCAAGCTAAACATCAAGTCCGCCTCGCTCACCACCTGACCGTTCACGATGCAGCGTCCCTTTGCCTGACCAATCGAACGTTTCACTTTCAACATCTCCGTCTCGATAAACAGGATGTCCCCCGGCAAAACCGGCCGGCGCCACTTCACATTGTCCGCGCTCATGAAATAACCAATCTTGCCCTGATTCTCCGGTGCCCGCAGCAACAGGATCGACGCCACCTGCGCCATCGCCTCCAACTGCAACACGCCCGGCATGATCGGATGACCCGGGAAATGCCCCTGGAAAAACGGCTCATTGATCGTCACGTTCTTCACTCCTGTGCACTTCGTCTCGCCCTCAAAACCCACAATGCGATCCACCAAAAGGAATGGATAACGATGCGGCAGAATCTTCATGATCTCATTGATCCCCAACACCGCCTCCCCATGCGGAATGCTCACCGGCACCGGCACCATCGACCGCATTTCTTCATACGATTTCTTCAACTTCCGCGCCAGCTCCGTGTTCGGACCATGCCCCGGACGCACCGCAATC containing:
- a CDS encoding Gfo/Idh/MocA family protein, producing the protein MPSRRHFLKSTFPLILGSSTLGRAGATAPNSRINLACIGLGGQGISNLGNFLADERVQITTLCDVDAKHRERAMAKTGLTPADCFTNYGEALARPGIDAVMNATPDHWHAHIAIAAAQAGKDLYSEKPLGASITEGRAICNAVQKHQRILQCGTWRRSNMKVRMACEFVRNGYIGELKEIQLGVPGTFAIRGGFTGQEKSEPIPAHFDYAQWLGSAPDRPYTAARCHFNFRWINDYSPGYITDWGAHFADVGQWGAGMDHTSPTHVHATKVTRRNSSLYDAPEQYHIELQYHGGPRITLFTTDDKATYGTKFIGTEGWIFTENETLKASNLDILRTKLKDTDTQLLVSKHHFRNFIDAVQTRGPVAANSESAQRAATICHLASLSAQLNRPLTYNPQTETFDSDPEANTFLTRPMRDGDQWKLPA
- the lpxA gene encoding acyl-ACP--UDP-N-acetylglucosamine O-acyltransferase: MASQIHATAIVHPDAVIGEDVVVGPYCVIGEGVRIGDGCTLQNHVTICGPSVIGERNQFFSFTSIGQRTQDLKYAGEPTYLEVGDDNVFREFCTVNRGTLPGTKTIVGSHNHFLSYCHIAHDCVVGNHVIFSNNGTLAGHVIVEDHVILGGLTAVHQFCRLGKHSITGGCSKIVQDCMPFTIADGNPARTRSINQVGLQRNGYGDDQVAAIRKAYKTFFRSKLNMAQAVERLKSEGGMTAEVAHMVAFVEGSQRGMVGS